The genomic DNA TATCTTTATTCTCAATTCCAAAGCTATccttaacaaataataaatgcaatGATCTAGTTGATCCAGAGATATTAGCTTTATTCTTGTTGTTACTTTCTAGATTATACAGTGATAggatatttgaaaagaaacataattttgtAAAGACAGGACTTATTATACGATTGTATTATGTTCTATGACTTAAAGAGTGTAATATTAtttataagtaaaaagaaattcaagagaagagtattttgtatatttcaaagAACTGATGTTAGCATTGAGAAAGCAAATAGCCTAAAATGATATCCGGGGCACTGCCAaagttttttctctgaaaaataagatAGGAGTGCATTTTAGTACCATCAGACTGTTTGTGGAACATTTCctagatattttccaaaatgtgtaataaaaactaggaattaataaaaaactagaaaactttACTTCTGGCACTGTTGTCACATGGAAGGAAGGTCACACTACATTGGAATTCTTAAGTATTTCTGATTAAATAACTTGAATTGACCTGCATTGTGTAAAATGTCACATTATAAGAGacttttctaaagaaaatctAGGCTAACCTATTCACTCTGGTTGtattttatagacttttttttttttttaactgaaggatGCTGAGGATTCATTTTCGCAGAAGTAGGAATCAGAAAAGACTCATAGGCAGCAGGGAGAAGATTTCAAAAAACCCTTGCCTTTTACTTTTCCCTTCAGGCCAAATTGTTTGCTTTTTAGCatatatttttgatttcttggtgcCATCCCAGCCTGCCCTTCTATCAAACACCCACGAGCCTCACAGCCAGCCAAGCCCATTAGGACAGATAATTAATTAAGGTTATGTTtgatatgaattttaaatttgaaatttccatgtgattttgcaattttttaatcactttgagattttattttattccagtcTAATACAGATGTATTAATTAGATTACATCTAATTAAATGTATTGACATTGTTACAACTTCTGGCTTGTAAAGTGAAGTGATGACTTAGGAGACTCTATATTGTGTTCGTAGAATGTCTTTTACATGGACCTAGTATATTTACTACTTGTGTTTTCAGAGTTTATACCAAATTTATGGCATAGGCAAACATGtttcttgaaaatttatttttatttttaaaaagttgctaaaGTTCCAcaattattattagttttatagAACTATATAAGCActaactttttttgtttgttttgtttgattttggtaAGTTTCCctgacagttttttgtttttttctcttttaatttaggATGTGTCATGGTACTTAACAGATGCCTTTTGGCAAATACCTACCAAAAACTCTGAATGATTAGGACAGCATCTTACGGTTCCTTTAAGTAATCAGTCTTGGCCTAGTGAGAAAAGAACATTCATTAGAAGTGCttattaaatcaaaattaaattatattctaattAATTGATTATTAATAATCAATTATTGGCACCCTTATTTAAGGTACAGACCATGTATTTTACCTTATCATTAACTCTCATTTCTGTGactgagttttctaaattaatcattaactttatatttttcattagatAACAatttcttacataaaataaatctttgattACCTTCTTTTCCATCAACTCTGGGGTAATAGTTGGGTCAATAGCAGGAGCAAAAGAATTTGTAGTACTGGGTTTTTGTGAAGTTGAAGGAATGAAAATTCCTCCCTTGGCATGTTTGAAGTTTATCACTTCTTTTTGTAAATATGGTATCACTCCTCCTCCTGGCtatagagaataagaaagaacaCAAGGTGGTTACAGCTTCAAATACAAGGTCAAAATTGGGAAGAATATAAAGCAACAGGATTGAGATGCAAGGCAAAGAATTTGTTTAAGAAGTAAATCACTATTAGTTTTTTGGATTATAATCTATTATagaataagtataaaatacaccGGCAAATGTGGATGTCTCTTAATACCTGATTTTAAATGGGTGTCCCTAGGAACGTATCTTATATAGagtagtaaatatttgatgagtaaATTGAACCTTGACTGGCAAAAGATTATAGGTGGAAAGGATAATAATTGTTcatggaaaaataatagtaaggtCTATTAAAATGAACAATAGTGCAGCAACCTGTTGGCTGCCAGTTGCTGACTTCTGGTAGCTAGCACAATGTGATAAGGGATCTTACCATCACAACAGTTTCAGGAGCTGTGCCTAGGAGGGGATCTAAGGCTAGTTGCTGCTGTCCTCCTGGCATAACCTGTAACATTGGAAAGTTGAAAAAAGTCTAaattttccatctataaaatatgtGGTTTTGCATCCAAGGCAGTTACATACTTCCCAACTTCTTCAATTTtggtttcttaaaaacaaagataatcatctggatttgagaaagagaaaagtagcTTCTGACACAGGGCACACAACTCTGCTTGTGTTGTCAGGGGTTTACCGGACATACTCTGCTAGACCCTGGTGTTCTGTTGAACATTAACAATCCTACAGACTACCAACACCAGACAAGGTCATGTCTGAACACGatgaaatacaacaaaaacaagaccacTGTGTAATCTTGTCTAAAGCCAGGTTGCCATGCAAGCCACAAAAATACCAGGCACCCTTATATCCTGGATAATCTGAGTTGCTCTTCCTTCTTTACCAGTCAGAGCCTTTGCCTCACTCTTCTTTGCTTTTATCTTCTAGGTAAGAATTGTTTAATTACCAGTAATAGAATTAGAATTACTGGTTATCAAGAATTACCACTTCTTGAGAACACCCAATTCAGAGTGAACCATTACTCCTTGAACTGTCCCCAAAATCACCTGACAGAAGCCCAAACCCTTTGAACAGTCACCTTCCTATCAAGACACCCACAGATCCCCATGTGGGTCTTCCCTCATTGCAATGAGTAGATAAATCCAATTTTGTTCAACTATAGGTGCGTCCCTAATGGTTTTTGGCTAAAGGGCGCTGATAGATTTAATCCGTTATGAAGCAAGTCATTTCAAAAGttagtggtggtggttgttgttgttttttttttaatgaaaagtatgCATTACTTACAGGTTCTGCTTGTACTGGAATATATCCAAATTGAGTATAGAATGGCATCTGTCAGATTTTTGGAAAATGAGTTAGATTTGCTGTGAtgattttgttataattttgtaataaatgattacttgaaattatatatatatttgtattatattaaatgcttttttgaaAGTTCATATGTTCTAGGTGGTAAAAATTACTGTTACATTACCAAGCATCCTtttaataccatatgatttctaggttaaaattcttttctttttagactAACACAACTTAATTGGAATTACTACTACCAGTCACTTAAAgcataattttcagttttctctaatTTGGTTTTAGAGTGGTGATAAACTattaaattttttcccccattctaaCTAAAAGAAATCTAGTTATGTATGGGCCACCTGAAATTACATTagaattctaaaaatgtattgtAGGTCCACAAAGCTCAATGTTAATGCTATCTAATTGTATCTAGTGATGATAGGTGCCTTCTATCATggaagctatttttttcttaataatagccacatataaaaatgacaagaaggatgctagtagctttttaaaagttacaattttttttccaagatgatGCATCTTTTGGCCTCTGATTTTATTGATGTCCACTCACTGACTTCGTTCCTTTAAAATCTAGCCTTCAAGCAAATTAGTGCTATGTTAGGAGAATGCACTGTACCTTTTTGTGACCACCAGTGCAGGCTGTTGAGCTTTTGCAGTAACTATACTCAGATATTCTCTCCTCTGAAAATTTACCATATCTCTTCCAGCCTCAGGTGGAACTAGTCAGACTAAAATCAAACAGCGGTACCTGCTCCTCAAATTTCTGCTGTCCCGTTTGTGGAGGTGATTGTGTGGCTGTTTGTTGAGATTGTTCCCAGGGTAGGAGCATGTAGACTGGATAGTACTGAAGCATCTATTTGTAAACAGAAAAGTATGTAAGAGCTTCCATTACATCAGCagagggctttaaaaaaaatcatcggTTTATATCTAGTTAATTTTATGAGCAAACTAATGCATGGAGCAGTTCTTCTCATACTTTAGAAATAATTCATATTGCACATGATACTGGACTTTGTTTCCAGGTTGCTTGGCCAAACACATGAAAGAAGTAGTAAAATAATAGGCTTTTAAGAAAGGGCACCATGGACTTTGCATACAAACCGTATACTTTATATACAAACTTTATGTCCAGTTTACTTTGTGAATATCTAAGAAGTCATGTCTGACTTACCAGAcattttccctatatttttaaagaatcattatTCTGCAGGAATGGTATTAGAAGTTCTATGataatgaataaattctggagaatGTGTTGCCTTTAATAATTACCATTTTATTAAGATAATCCATAAGCCTttttagaatatttggaaaatccagaaataggcaaggaataaataaaatcacctgCAACTTTACCACCCACATTATCATGTAATGGCTTCCATCtatgcctgtgtgtgtctctACATGCATATGTGTTTATAGAAAATGGGGATCTTAGTACATACAGAGAggttcatatattttgtatacttgtGTAATTAAATAAGAGACTATATTAAACATAAGGGTTGAAAAAACAACTATAGCTTGAGAAGTACATTTTATGCAGAGGTTCTTATTTCTGGCTAAGAATTAAAAATCACCTTTCAAGCATTTTAGTAGATAATCGTATTTGGGATCTACTCATCAGGTCTTGATTCATTAGGTGTGGGTAAGGTCCaggcattttgtaattttcaaaattaccaCCAGAGATTCTAAAGCAAAGCCAGGgtggagaaccactggtttagtgGTTAAGGAAGGATGAAGAATTATATTCCAACTCAGCTATTTGCTTTCATTAGGGTTGGGAATTTAATCTCATTAAGTCTTAGTTCTCTGATTCTTAAAATGAAGTAATCCCACTTACCATGTATCTGCCTCTCTAAGTACTGTGGAATATAATGAGGTAATGTCTAGAAGtaacttttgttttataatgaGCATGGgacaaaaattacataattatgaTTACCTAAGAGCCAAGTGGTATAACTTTTTATGAAATTATCAGTATTCTGCTGGTGAATAATTTATCCATGTCCCTATTTCCTTGAACCTAGTCTATTATAAAGTTAATTAGGTGAGACTAATCTTAAGAGGGTTTTCTATATTACTCTAATGATCATACTAGTTGGCATTCATTTTATAAGTTTTCTTGTTTAATGGAAATCACCACCATTTGATTGTAATAtagaattaaattgaaaatatacaaGAACCTGGAAATATTTTGAGCAGAATGCCCTAACTGCCAAATAATGTGGCAGGTGTTTCTTACCTGTACATCATATCATATTTTGTCAGTTTAATGCATCTCCCtctaaaacaaaatttagggTTTGGGCGAAGTCAGCCCATGGTATTTCTCTTGAGTTTCCAAATGCCGGTACAAATGTCATGCAGAGGGACCATGACCTACAACTTATCGAACACCTCTATTCCCAATACAGTAATGCCCTGGAAACTCAGGAATTCTGGAGACTCTCCTTAGCTGTCCTTTCTTCAGGCGTTATTAAGTGAGCCTAACATTAATAAACTGATGCCAGCCCAGCAACAGTGGCACTAGATAGTGATAATTATATTAGTTTTCATAGCCCTGCTATAAAAGAAAGCATTAGATAGAGTGCATATATAACCATCTCTCTGTAGGAGTGGTGGTATTCTACTCATTTACCTGAGCTTGCTCTTGAGGCATTTTGAAGGAGAACACATAGGGCATAACCTGCCAAAGAAGGTATAAAAAAGTtatacttgactttttttttttttttgagagagagtgagccagcagaggggaggggcagagaaagagggagagagagaatcttaagctggctccacgcccagcatggaaccccacatggggctagatctcgggaccctgagatcatgacttgagctgaaatcaagagttggatgcttaaccgactgagccacccagacacttcAGTTATACTTGACTTTTTAATATGAAATTCCAGAGCTGTTTTTCCTAGACCTACCACACACATTTGtaatttgtattaaatatttctatGACAGCAAAAGGTCATCTATTAT from Ailuropoda melanoleuca isolate Jingjing chromosome 11, ASM200744v2, whole genome shotgun sequence includes the following:
- the ODAM gene encoding odontogenic ameloblast-associated protein — encoded protein: MKTIILLGLLGATMSAPLIPQRLMSASNSNELLLSLNNAQLQPLQLQGPFNSWIPPFSGILQQQQQAQIPGLSQFSLSALDRFAGLFPNQIPFPGQVSFVQGTQVGQQDPSQPQTPPQTQQGPNHVMPYVFSFKMPQEQAQMLQYYPVYMLLPWEQSQQTATQSPPQTGQQKFEEQMPFYTQFGYIPVQAEPVMPGGQQQLALDPLLGTAPETVVMPGGGVIPYLQKEVINFKHAKGGIFIPSTSQKPSTTNSFAPAIDPTITPELMEKKAKTDYLKEP